ACGGCGTCCGGACGGGCGCGGCGACGCACTCGGGTGCTGACGAGCACCAGTCGTGACCAGCTCCGCGCCAGGCGTCCGACCATCCGCAGCGCTCCGGATGCTCCGCCGAGCATCGCGACGCGCTCCTTCGTGGACAGCCCGAGCGGCACGTTCGCCTCGGCGACCTGGTGGCCGCGCTCCCGCAGTCCGTCGGCGAGCACCCGGACCCTGGGGTGGTCCGCCGCCTGGTATGTTCCGAAGGCCAAGATCCGCACGTGGTCGCCCCTTCCGTGAACGCGCCGTGATCGGATGCGGCACGCCCGAACAACCCTAGGTGAGCATGACCGACCTCCCGACGCCCGCGAAGCCCTCGCGTGCGAAGTCCGTCGTCCGCGTCGTCGGACTCGTCGTCGCCCTGGTGCTCTGCGTGGCGTTCCTGGTGCCCCGCGCCGGGGACATCGCGGACGCGTTCACCCGGCAGGATCCCTGGACGCTCGTCGCCGCGCTCCTGACCGGCGCCGCGGCGACCTTCGTGACCTTCCTGTCCTGGCGGGCCCTGATGCACGGCGCCGGCCACCGCATCCCGTTCCGCGCGGCCCAGCGGGTGTTCTTCCTGTCGCAGATCGGCAAGTACGTGCCCGGCTCGGTGTGGCCGATCGTCGCGCAGGCCGACCTCGGCCGGGAACACCGCGTGCCCGCGGCCCAGAGCGTCGCCGTCGGCATGCTCACGCTCCTGGTGAGCTGCGGTGCCGGCGTCTCCGTGGCGGCCGTGACCGTCCCGTTCGTGCAGCCCGACGCGTTCGCGCACTACTGGTTCGTGGTGCTGCTCGTCCCCGTCGTGCTCGCCGCCCTGCACCCCGCGGTGCTCCGGTTCGGCCTGCGCCTGGCGTCACGGGTCACCCGGCGCGACCTCGGGACGATCGAGCTCCGGACCGCTGCGGTCGTGCGCGCCTTCGGCTGGGCCGTGCTCGCGTGGGTCGTCTTCGGCCTGCACATCGCCCTCGTGCTCGTGCCGCTCGCGTCGGTGGACCTGCGGGTCACGACGCTCACGGTCGGCGCCTACGCACTGGCCTGGCTGGTCGGCTTCCTCGTGTTCTTCCTGCCCGCCGGGCTCGGCGGGCGCGAGGCGGTGCTCACCGCGCTGCTGGCGGCGGGCGTACCGCTCGGTTCCTCGGCCTCGGTGAGCGTCGCCGTGACCTCGCGCGTGCTGCTCACCGTCGTCGACGTGGTCTTCGCGGGTGCGGCGGTCGTGGGCGAACGCCGACGCCGGGCCGGGATCGACGCGGGGTCGGCGTCGGTCGGGTCGGGCGACGGACCCACCCCGTGAACTCCGGGTGGCCGCTGGTATGGTCGATCGACCCGACCGCGGCCGCCGCCGCTGCACCATCCTGAGGAGCCCGACCAGATGACGACTCTCCGCGTGATCGTGGACCAGGTGATCGCCCCGGTCCCCGGCGGCATCGGTCGTTACGCGGAGGAACTCACCCGGCAGCTGATCGCCACCGCGCCCGCCGGGTGCGACGTCGCCGCGATCGTGTCGGCCGCGTCACCGGCCGAGGTCGAACGCCTGCACCGACTGCTGCCCGGACTGGCCGAGCTCGAGCGGCTCCGGCTCCCCCGGCGCGAGCTGGCCCTGGCGTGGCAGGGCGGCCTCGCACGCGGCGCCTCCCAGGGCATGGTGCACGCGCCGAGCGTCCTCGCGCCGCTCGTGAAGCACGACCGTTTCCAGGACCCCGGGCACCAGACCGTCGTCACCGTGCACGACACCGTGCCGTGGACGCACCCGGAGACCCTCACCCCGCGCGGCGTCAACTTCCACAAGGCGATGGTGAAGCGGGCGTTCCGGCACGCCGACGCCGTCGTCGTGCCGACCCACGCGGTGGCGGCACAGCTGAACGAGGTGCACCGGTTCGACGACCGCCTGCGGGTCATCGGCGGCGCTCCGAGCGGACGACTCCGGGTACCCGTCGACGCCGACCTGCGGGCGGAGCGCCTGGGCCTGCCCGATCGCTACGTGCTCGCGGTCGGGACCCTCGAGCCCCGCAAGGGCCTGGCGGAGCTCATCCAGGCGATGGCGCACCCCGACGCGCCGGACGACGTCCCCCTCGTGATCGCCGGACCGGACGGCTGGGGCGACGTCGACGTCGTCGGGACGGTCGAGCGCGCCGGGCTCGCCCCCGAGCGGGTCAAGGTGCTCGGACGGGTCGACGACGCGGACCTCGCGGTGGTCTACGACCGTGCGACGGTGTTCGTGTTCCCGAGCTTCGCCGAGGGGTTCGGCCTCCCGGTGATCGAGGCGATGAGCTTCGGGACGCCGGTCATCCACTCCGACGACCCCGCGGTCAGCGAGGTCGCCTCGGACGCGGGGGTCCGCGTCGAGACCAGCCCGAGGGAGCGCTACCCCGAGCGCCTGGCGCAGGCCGTGTTCCAGGTCGTCAACGACCCGCTGCTCGCCGGCCAGCTGGCGATCGCCGGTCCGGACCGTGCCCGGATGTTCGACTGGCACGACTCCGCGCTCGAGACCTGGCAGCTGCACGCCGACCTGTAGGGCCACGCATCACGGGAACGCATCGATCCCGTCCCGCGCCGTGTCGCCCGCGGATCCGGTGTGTCCCGCCTGCCATCATCGGCGCATGGCTCGTCGACACCACGCCCCGGTCCTCACCACCGCCGTCCTGCTCGGTGTCGGGATGACCGTCCTGCTCAGCGCGTGCTCGGACGGACCGGCTCCGGCGCCGAATGTCTCGGCCTCACAGAGCGCCACCCCGACCCCGACGCCGACGCGCACCCCGAGCAGCGCTCCGGACGCCGGGCAGCCGTCCGCGCCGAGTGCGACCCCGACCGACGACCAGACAGGGCCGGCCGACGACGGCACCGGCCCCGGGACCGGCAACGGCAGCGGAGCCGAAGCGCCCGCGTCCGTCGACTGGGCGGCCGTCAGCAAGCAGGGCATCGCCGCGGCCGGTGGCGGTTCCGTGGTGTCCCTCGCCGGTTCCGGAGACTCGTGGACGGTCGTCGTCGTCGGGTCGGACGGCACCGAGACGCAGTCCGTCGTGTCCGCGACCCTCGGCCGCGTCACCTCCGGGCCGTTCCCGAAGGCCGTCGACGGCGCCACTGGGGCTGCGGACCGCGCGCGGGCCGCTGCCGCGACGACCGACGCCGCGGCGGCGGCCACGGCGGCGGAACGCGCCGGCGGCGGCGGGAAGCTGTCGGCACTGACCCTCGGGGGGTCCGCCGGCGCCCCGGTGTGGACCGCGACGCTCACCGGCGGTGGCGTGTCGACCGTGACGGTCGACGGTCGCACGGGCACCGCGACCGCAGGCTGACCCGCCGCGGCACGGGAGCGCCAGGCGTCAGAGCGCGTCGCGGAGCGCCTGGGCCTTCCGCTCGACGGCCTGCTCGAGCCCGACGGCGTGCTCGGCGAGGCGTTCGGCGACGTCGGGGTCCGTGCTGCCGATGATCCGGGCGGCGAGCAGTCCCGCGTTCGCGGCACCGTTGATCGCCATCGTCGCGACCGGGATGCCCGCGGGCATCTGCACGATGGACAGCAGGGAGTCCAGGCCGTCCAGGCGCGCGAG
The Curtobacterium citreum genome window above contains:
- a CDS encoding lysylphosphatidylglycerol synthase domain-containing protein, producing the protein MTDLPTPAKPSRAKSVVRVVGLVVALVLCVAFLVPRAGDIADAFTRQDPWTLVAALLTGAAATFVTFLSWRALMHGAGHRIPFRAAQRVFFLSQIGKYVPGSVWPIVAQADLGREHRVPAAQSVAVGMLTLLVSCGAGVSVAAVTVPFVQPDAFAHYWFVVLLVPVVLAALHPAVLRFGLRLASRVTRRDLGTIELRTAAVVRAFGWAVLAWVVFGLHIALVLVPLASVDLRVTTLTVGAYALAWLVGFLVFFLPAGLGGREAVLTALLAAGVPLGSSASVSVAVTSRVLLTVVDVVFAGAAVVGERRRRAGIDAGSASVGSGDGPTP
- a CDS encoding glycosyltransferase family 4 protein, with product MTTLRVIVDQVIAPVPGGIGRYAEELTRQLIATAPAGCDVAAIVSAASPAEVERLHRLLPGLAELERLRLPRRELALAWQGGLARGASQGMVHAPSVLAPLVKHDRFQDPGHQTVVTVHDTVPWTHPETLTPRGVNFHKAMVKRAFRHADAVVVPTHAVAAQLNEVHRFDDRLRVIGGAPSGRLRVPVDADLRAERLGLPDRYVLAVGTLEPRKGLAELIQAMAHPDAPDDVPLVIAGPDGWGDVDVVGTVERAGLAPERVKVLGRVDDADLAVVYDRATVFVFPSFAEGFGLPVIEAMSFGTPVIHSDDPAVSEVASDAGVRVETSPRERYPERLAQAVFQVVNDPLLAGQLAIAGPDRARMFDWHDSALETWQLHADL